In the genome of Deltaproteobacteria bacterium, the window GCCTTTATCTCTCTGAGAATGGAATTGCATTGGAGATCAAACCCAATAGGAAAAGTGCGTAACAACCTGCCTTTTCTCAAAGAATTGGCCTATGAGAAATTCACACAAAAAAGTTGACAGTACCATCGATCCTATCTCTCGCACAGGAAGAAGAGACTTCAGAAATTGCGCCAAGAACAATAACTCCCTTGTGGGGATAGGGCGCTAATAAATATGAAACAAGGAAATAGCAAATGACCACTCTGTTGCAGCGCCTGATAACGCACCTAAGGAAAACTTCAAAGAGGGAGATTCCTATAATATCTTCTCTGCCCCGGTCCAAATTGCCGCAATGGAGCAGCGAAAATATCACTGATCAGTGGTTTAAGGACCATTTTGAAGGTGCGGCTCCCATTATACATGAATGGCTAAATGCAGAAATGGAAATGGCCGGCGCAAGCTTGTTGGATTTCGGCTGCGGCGATGGCATCACTGACCTGGCAATTGCGTTAAAATATCGGCCAAAAAATGTGATTGGTGTGGATATTACATCAACATTTACCAACCTGAACGAGATTGCAGCCAGGCAAATAGGTTTAAAAAGGCTGCCGGAGAACCTTTCTTTTCAGAAAATTGCTCCCGGACAAAGCCCGGTTCACATTTTGAGAGCAGATGCGATTTTTACCTGGTCAACCTTTGAACACATAGAACGTCCATTTCTCGACATGGTTGTTGCGGATCTGTTCGATCTGCTCCCGCAAGGGGGACTGCTCTTTCTGCAAATAGAGCCCCTGTATTATTCTCCTTTCGGCTCACATCTGGGACGGTTCATAAAACAGCCCTGGGCGCATCTATTACTGGATGAAGAGGCCCTGAAAAGGACCGTTCTTGGATATTCCGGCGACATCCCTGCAAATGAAAAAGAATACAATTTTTATGTGCGGACTTTCGACGAGTACAAGGCCTTTATTTTTGGGGAATTCTTAAAGCTCAACAAACTTACAGCCGGAGAAGTGGTTGACTTATTCTGCAGCCATGGCTTCAAGGAAATCCGGAAAGAGAGTTATCGGGTTGCCCTGCCGGTACCTGATATACTCATGGCAAAATATCCTGAAGAGGATCTCCTCACAAATGAAATCCGCCTCTTATTGAAAAAGCCGTAAAAAGCTCAATATTAAGGCTATTTGCAGGCTTTTTCGCCAGGGAGCCATGCATGTTCAATGCGGCAGAGACCAATTTCCCGAGTATGTCCTGATACATTCAGAGGGCATTCCATGGGATCAAACAGACGCATTCCTTCCGGGTCCATTGCATGGACGCGAATAAGATATTTCCCGGGCAATAGCGGAAGCTGCTTAAGATGTAATGTAAAACCAAATAAGTCCGGACCGAGGGCGTTTGGCTGAAACTCATCCATCTCGGTTGATACTCCGTAAACCGGCGTGCCGTCGGCTCGACGCATACCCACTGCAACAACCGGAATTCGCTGATCAGGAGAATACACGGTGCCGCAAACATACACATCTTTTCCATTGGTGACATTGGAAACATGATTCCTGTTCTGATCCTCCAGCCATAGCTCCTGTATTGTATATTTTTCATCATCCGCATTCTTTTCATGTGTCACGTTACGTGATTTGTCCTCTTCGGCCTTACAGCTTTTCTCCTCAAAGTGGGCCAGGTATTCTCGAGTCACGTCAGATGCGTCTCCGTACAGACGGGGCTGTCCCCTGTGCAGCCAGAGGGCCTTATGACATACTTTATTGATGTGATACATGCTATGAGAACACAACATCAGTGTACCACCGTCAGACAGGTAGGATTCCATCCACTT includes:
- a CDS encoding SAM-dependent methyltransferase, with translation MTTLLQRLITHLRKTSKREIPIISSLPRSKLPQWSSENITDQWFKDHFEGAAPIIHEWLNAEMEMAGASLLDFGCGDGITDLAIALKYRPKNVIGVDITSTFTNLNEIAARQIGLKRLPENLSFQKIAPGQSPVHILRADAIFTWSTFEHIERPFLDMVVADLFDLLPQGGLLFLQIEPLYYSPFGSHLGRFIKQPWAHLLLDEEALKRTVLGYSGDIPANEKEYNFYVRTFDEYKAFIFGEFLKLNKLTAGEVVDLFCSHGFKEIRKESYRVALPVPDILMAKYPEEDLLTNEIRLLLKKP
- a CDS encoding ABC transporter ATP-binding protein, giving the protein MQSPLVCLKNVGKDFPVASTGLGHLQTIWSLLTGRGDYARFSALRGIDLEIYAGQSLGLIGENGAGKTTLLKIVAGVIRPSTGKVEINCRVGALLELGAGFHPEYTGRENIYLTAALMGMGKSDIENNISSIVEFADIGEHIDKQIKHYSSGMFVRLGFAIVTALRPDLLITDEVLAVGDESFQKKCIKWMESYLSDGGTLMLCSHSMYHINKVCHKALWLHRGQPRLYGDASDVTREYLAHFEEKSCKAEEDKSRNVTHEKNADDEKYTIQELWLEDQNRNHVSNVTNGKDVYVCGTVYSPDQRIPVVAVGMRRADGTPVYGVSTEMDEFQPNALGPDLFGFTLHLKQLPLLPGKYLIRVHAMDPEGMRLFDPMECPLNVSGHTREIGLCRIEHAWLPGEKACK